A region from the Candidatus Sulfotelmatobacter sp. genome encodes:
- a CDS encoding tetratricopeptide repeat protein, which translates to MFEWLDGGSALRSRAAGQSGLSGRRLRQAGVALVLVLATALGASAAGSAPNVPGTTEHPADTAPATTTPAPPPAAVAADEAQPPLTDLTGWLQYKERHHIASLPLEARLFYRRGILAHESGSLDEAARLVRGAAELDPTFVTPHLTLASWSLLHEPSQALLRYASVLELARQNFLLQLALCANTIYAILQALFLGILATGALVVAVHQAELRHSWREPLRRLVTASSAEAWSWALLAMPFFLGLGPALPVVLFLALLWPLLQARERIVFILLVASLAVMPLVVDALDRLTLPLDAARGPLHGVAMVETEPASPARAEELEQLSAREPENPFLAFAAGWMARRAGDVPAAERLYRHALHLWPNDDRLLNNLGNVMMSQGRGDEAFDFYRRATSQNPSNGAAWFNISQLYTQRFDFRAASDALTRASAINFEMVKTYQGQSTEDGYLALVDQWIAPNRFWRSLSGSVPSGSTRGALPPGWRDRLETRGWGFSLAVLGVAVLGVLAGLQQQRQLPLRACSNCGRTVCRRCAERRRELALCPACAAAEKSADAPEVARVLLANRKRRVDRTQNLLRGALAVLIPGFGLISFRRAFSPILMLTIALGMLGSQLVAAPPFAFEPRLAVTPSDLPWVVRLATWGMLYSWSIIGYSRLVNRAQYQAAVLAAPTRSRSVQATSHSSNVAAA; encoded by the coding sequence ATGTTCGAATGGCTGGACGGCGGGAGCGCGCTCAGGAGCCGAGCGGCCGGACAATCTGGGCTCTCCGGCCGGCGTCTTCGGCAGGCCGGGGTCGCTCTCGTGCTGGTGCTCGCCACGGCGCTCGGGGCGTCCGCGGCGGGATCGGCGCCGAACGTTCCCGGCACCACCGAGCATCCGGCCGATACCGCTCCCGCGACCACAACCCCCGCTCCGCCGCCTGCGGCGGTCGCCGCCGACGAAGCGCAACCGCCGCTCACCGACCTCACCGGCTGGTTGCAGTACAAGGAGCGCCATCACATCGCCTCGCTCCCGCTCGAGGCACGACTCTTCTATCGCCGCGGAATCCTCGCTCACGAGTCCGGCAGTCTCGACGAAGCGGCCCGGCTGGTGCGCGGCGCGGCGGAGCTCGACCCGACCTTCGTCACCCCGCACCTCACGCTCGCGTCGTGGAGTCTGCTCCACGAGCCGAGCCAGGCGCTGCTCCGCTACGCCAGCGTGCTCGAGCTGGCGCGCCAGAACTTTCTCCTCCAGCTCGCGCTGTGCGCGAACACGATCTACGCCATCCTGCAGGCGCTGTTCCTCGGCATTCTCGCCACCGGCGCGCTGGTGGTCGCCGTGCATCAGGCCGAGCTGCGCCATTCCTGGAGAGAACCGCTGCGCCGACTGGTGACCGCGTCCAGCGCCGAAGCCTGGTCCTGGGCGCTGCTGGCGATGCCGTTCTTCCTCGGCCTGGGTCCGGCGCTGCCGGTGGTCCTGTTCCTCGCCCTGCTCTGGCCGCTGCTACAGGCGCGCGAACGAATCGTGTTCATCCTGCTGGTCGCGAGCCTCGCGGTAATGCCGCTGGTGGTGGACGCACTCGATCGCCTGACCCTGCCGCTCGACGCCGCCCGCGGTCCGCTCCACGGCGTGGCGATGGTCGAAACCGAGCCGGCCTCGCCGGCGCGCGCCGAGGAGCTGGAGCAGCTCTCGGCCCGCGAGCCCGAGAATCCGTTCCTGGCCTTCGCCGCCGGCTGGATGGCGAGGCGGGCCGGCGACGTGCCCGCCGCCGAGCGGCTCTATCGCCACGCGCTCCACCTGTGGCCGAACGACGACCGGCTGCTCAACAACCTCGGCAACGTCATGATGAGCCAGGGCCGCGGCGACGAGGCCTTCGACTTCTATCGCCGTGCGACTTCGCAGAACCCGTCCAACGGGGCGGCGTGGTTCAACATCTCCCAGCTCTACACGCAGCGCTTCGATTTCCGCGCTGCGAGCGATGCGCTCACTCGCGCCTCGGCCATCAACTTCGAGATGGTCAAGACCTATCAGGGCCAGAGCACGGAAGACGGGTACCTGGCGCTGGTGGACCAGTGGATCGCGCCCAATCGCTTCTGGCGCTCGCTTTCGGGCTCGGTGCCCTCCGGGAGCACGCGCGGCGCGCTGCCTCCCGGCTGGCGCGACCGACTCGAGACTCGCGGCTGGGGTTTCTCGCTCGCCGTGCTCGGGGTGGCCGTGCTGGGCGTGCTCGCCGGCCTCCAGCAGCAGCGCCAGCTGCCGCTGCGCGCCTGCAGCAACTGTGGTCGAACCGTGTGCCGCCGCTGCGCCGAGCGGCGTCGCGAGCTGGCCCTGTGCCCGGCCTGCGCGGCAGCCGAGAAGTCCGCCGACGCTCCCGAGGTGGCGCGCGTGCTGCTCGCCAATCGCAAGAGGCGCGTGGACCGCACTCAGAATCTGCTGCGTGGCGCGCTCGCTGTGTTGATCCCCGGCTTCGGCCTGATCAGCTTCAGGCGCGCGTTCTCACCGATACTCATGCTGACGATCGCGCTCGGGATGCTGGGCAGCCAGCTGGTCGCGGCGCCCCCGTTCGCGTTCGAGCCGCGGCTCGCGGTGACGCCCAGCGACCTGCCGTGGGTGGTGCGGCTCGCCACCTGGGGCATGCTCTATTCGTGGTCCATCATCGGCTACTCGCGTCTGGTGAACCGCGCTCAGTATCAGGCGGCCGTCCTCGCGGCGCCGACCCGGAGCCGCAGCGTGCAGGCCACCAGCCACTCCTCCAACGTCGCAGCGGCCTGA
- the asnS gene encoding asparagine--tRNA ligase — MSATPLTGTLPWIRIAEAARHVGQSVEVRGWLTHRRSSGKIQFLVVRDGSGVLQCVAGREDLTPEAWQASSELGQESALVVRGDLRADPRSPGGVEMGLRSVEVVQRAEGFPISPKEHGTEFLMDHRHLWLRSSRQQAILRIRAEVIRAFRDFMDGEGFLLLDAPIFTPNACEGTTTLFETSYFDQKAYLTQSGQLYNEAGAAAFGRVYCFGPAFRAEKSKTRRHLIEFWMMEPEWAFATLEDVIALEERLLVFTVGRVLEKRAEDLKTVERDVRKLEAVQTPFPRLHYNDAVNLLHQKGMTFEWGGDFGSPDETAISESFDRPVFVTHYPAAVKAFYMEPDPADPRLCLSCDCLAPEGYGEIIGGGQRSPSLELLERRIDEHGLPQSAFEWYKDLRRYGSVPHSGFGIGVERTLAWIAGLEHVRETIPFPRMLYRLAP; from the coding sequence ATGAGCGCCACGCCCCTGACCGGCACGCTGCCCTGGATCCGCATCGCCGAAGCTGCGCGCCACGTCGGACAAAGCGTCGAGGTCCGAGGCTGGCTTACCCACCGGCGATCGAGCGGCAAGATCCAGTTCCTGGTGGTTCGTGATGGGAGCGGGGTGTTGCAGTGCGTCGCCGGGCGCGAGGACCTGACGCCGGAGGCCTGGCAGGCCTCGAGCGAGCTGGGCCAGGAATCCGCGCTGGTGGTGCGGGGGGATCTACGCGCCGACCCGCGCTCGCCGGGTGGGGTCGAGATGGGGCTCCGGTCGGTCGAGGTGGTTCAGCGCGCGGAAGGGTTTCCGATTTCGCCCAAGGAGCACGGCACCGAGTTCCTCATGGATCACCGGCACCTCTGGCTGCGCTCTTCCCGGCAGCAGGCCATCCTGCGCATCCGCGCCGAAGTGATTCGCGCCTTTCGCGATTTCATGGACGGCGAAGGCTTCCTATTGCTCGACGCGCCGATCTTCACGCCCAATGCCTGCGAAGGCACGACCACTCTGTTCGAGACCAGCTACTTCGATCAGAAGGCCTACCTGACTCAGAGCGGCCAGCTCTACAACGAAGCGGGGGCCGCCGCGTTCGGGCGCGTCTACTGCTTCGGGCCGGCATTCCGGGCCGAGAAGAGCAAGACCCGCCGGCATCTGATCGAATTCTGGATGATGGAGCCCGAATGGGCGTTCGCCACCCTCGAGGACGTGATTGCGCTGGAAGAACGGTTGCTCGTCTTCACCGTCGGGCGCGTGCTCGAGAAGCGGGCCGAGGACCTGAAAACGGTGGAGCGCGACGTGAGGAAGCTCGAGGCGGTCCAGACCCCGTTTCCACGTCTTCATTACAACGATGCGGTGAACCTCCTGCATCAGAAGGGCATGACCTTCGAATGGGGGGGCGACTTCGGTTCGCCGGACGAAACCGCGATCTCGGAGAGCTTCGATCGTCCAGTCTTCGTCACCCATTATCCGGCCGCGGTGAAGGCCTTCTACATGGAGCCCGATCCCGCCGACCCGCGGCTGTGCCTCTCCTGCGACTGCCTGGCGCCGGAAGGGTACGGAGAAATCATCGGGGGCGGGCAGCGCAGCCCGTCGCTGGAGCTGCTCGAGCGGCGCATCGACGAGCATGGACTGCCGCAATCGGCGTTCGAGTGGTACAAGGATCTGCGCCGCTACGGCAGCGTGCCGCACTCGGGGTTCGGGATCGGGGTGGAGCGGACCCTGGCATGGATCGCGGGCCTGGAGCACGTCCGCGAGACGATTCCCTTCCCGCGCATGCTCTATCGCCTGGCACCCTGA
- a CDS encoding substrate-binding domain-containing protein, which yields MPLVPCLVVVLGCSRKPAPPTVEDSLTSGTIRIACAPEARGLIAREAAAFEALYPQARLEIHEASSRDGVGELFGARSDLAVITRELSTEERAAAVRGKLELEGYRFARDAAVMIANSENPVQNLAVDRLREVYSTDGARWSSLGGEDRPVEPVVLPAGADLTEFMIQQVMGGQPIRAHAIYAANEAEVASLVKKRPNAIGYVSLAAVPEDVRVLRLAGLTGLPYWKPDLEAIYRGDYPLTRFFSLYVRTDGAKLANGFITYVTSREGQALVEQAGLVPTAVPVRFVRRSPMLSTH from the coding sequence ATGCCTCTGGTGCCGTGCCTGGTCGTGGTTCTCGGCTGCTCTCGCAAACCAGCGCCTCCCACCGTGGAAGACTCGCTGACCAGCGGAACGATTCGAATTGCCTGCGCTCCGGAGGCCCGGGGGCTGATCGCGCGCGAGGCCGCCGCCTTTGAGGCGCTCTATCCCCAGGCCCGTCTGGAGATTCATGAAGCATCGTCGCGGGATGGCGTTGGGGAGCTGTTCGGCGCGAGGTCCGATCTGGCGGTGATCACGCGCGAGCTGAGCACCGAAGAGCGGGCGGCTGCGGTGCGAGGAAAGCTCGAGCTCGAAGGATACCGGTTCGCTCGGGACGCGGCGGTGATGATTGCGAACTCAGAAAATCCGGTGCAGAACCTGGCGGTCGACCGGTTGCGCGAAGTCTATTCGACGGACGGCGCGCGCTGGTCCAGTCTGGGAGGCGAAGATCGGCCGGTCGAGCCGGTGGTTCTGCCGGCCGGGGCCGACCTGACGGAGTTCATGATCCAGCAGGTGATGGGAGGGCAACCGATTCGCGCACATGCGATCTACGCCGCGAACGAAGCCGAGGTGGCGAGCCTGGTGAAGAAGCGCCCGAATGCCATCGGCTACGTGTCGCTGGCGGCGGTCCCCGAGGACGTTCGCGTGCTGCGCCTCGCCGGACTGACCGGGCTGCCCTACTGGAAGCCCGACCTCGAGGCCATCTATCGCGGCGACTACCCGCTCACGCGATTCTTCAGCCTCTACGTCCGCACCGATGGGGCGAAGCTGGCGAACGGCTTCATCACCTATGTCACGAGTCGTGAGGGCCAGGCGCTGGTCGAGCAGGCCGGGCTGGTGCCGACCGCGGTGCCGGTCCGTTTCGTCCGTCGCTCCCCGATGTTGAGCACGCACTAG
- a CDS encoding tetratricopeptide repeat protein, with the protein MIGFGQLQTTRRFWPRMGTLLVAVALATPALADDLKDARAALQAGRVDQAATLFGKLASQGQIEGHIGLGQVYLKKRQYSKAQDEFKLTQRQDPTVAWGYYGEGEALKRQGKCDDAVPLMRKATDLDKRFPEATLSLGDCLVQQKQVDAAIAVLSPGAKWGSKWRPKFLVALGNAELARDSLRSASVYYTQAREESPEDPAPRKALGDFYLYTRRIAELAIPEYEAAVQLDSSDVELHYALGEALFAGQRYNEALDQYKWVVATDPDFPPGQLSLGNLYFLSGPNDPRRYADARAPLEKYTQLEPNDAKGWSLLGRTYYYLKMKDEAVQAMEKSLTLGGANKETFTIMARVYAEKKDWQKSLDAFAKGEPTSRDMLTIGQMWVFLGKPERADSIYQAVVAKDSTSADARFALNESGKLHFRRQEYPIAIAIFQRVIALDPSNDEAYYYLGLAYKELKQYPDALNALRQAATLAPGKADRQFWLGILYAQLDSTALSRAALEKSVAIDSSGQFAGVAYRQLGYYRLLDKEYEGAISLLERAVALNDKDIQAWVWLGQGNQNAGHLARAAECYRKVLALDPKQPDAQKGLQSLPAAAPK; encoded by the coding sequence ATGATTGGCTTCGGGCAGTTGCAGACGACGCGGCGATTCTGGCCGCGGATGGGAACGCTGCTGGTGGCCGTGGCGCTGGCGACGCCGGCGCTCGCCGACGATCTCAAGGACGCGCGCGCCGCTCTCCAGGCCGGGCGCGTCGATCAGGCCGCGACGCTGTTCGGGAAGCTGGCGAGCCAGGGCCAGATCGAGGGACACATCGGGCTCGGGCAGGTCTACCTGAAGAAGCGCCAGTATTCGAAAGCCCAGGACGAGTTCAAGCTCACCCAGCGTCAGGATCCGACGGTGGCGTGGGGATACTACGGCGAGGGTGAGGCCCTCAAGCGTCAGGGCAAGTGCGACGACGCGGTGCCGCTGATGCGAAAGGCCACCGATCTCGACAAGCGCTTCCCCGAGGCCACGCTTTCGCTCGGCGACTGCCTGGTGCAGCAGAAGCAGGTGGACGCCGCGATCGCGGTGCTCTCTCCCGGGGCCAAGTGGGGCTCCAAGTGGCGGCCGAAGTTCCTGGTGGCGCTCGGCAACGCCGAGCTGGCGCGCGACTCGTTGCGCTCGGCCAGCGTCTACTACACGCAGGCGCGCGAGGAATCGCCCGAGGATCCGGCGCCGCGCAAGGCGCTCGGAGACTTCTACCTGTACACGCGCCGCATCGCGGAGCTGGCGATTCCCGAATACGAGGCAGCCGTCCAGCTCGATTCGTCGGACGTGGAGCTCCACTACGCTCTGGGCGAGGCGCTGTTCGCCGGCCAGCGCTACAACGAGGCGCTCGACCAATACAAGTGGGTGGTGGCGACCGACCCCGATTTCCCGCCCGGCCAGCTCTCGCTCGGCAATCTCTACTTCCTGTCGGGCCCGAACGACCCCCGCCGCTATGCCGACGCGCGCGCGCCGCTCGAGAAGTACACCCAGCTCGAGCCCAACGACGCCAAGGGCTGGAGTCTGCTCGGCCGCACCTACTACTATCTGAAGATGAAGGACGAGGCGGTGCAGGCGATGGAGAAATCGCTCACGCTCGGCGGCGCCAACAAAGAAACCTTCACGATCATGGCCCGCGTCTATGCCGAGAAGAAGGACTGGCAGAAGTCCCTCGACGCCTTCGCCAAGGGCGAGCCGACCTCGCGTGACATGCTGACCATCGGCCAGATGTGGGTCTTCCTCGGCAAGCCGGAACGGGCCGACTCGATCTATCAGGCGGTGGTCGCCAAGGACTCCACCAGCGCCGACGCCCGCTTCGCCCTGAACGAGTCGGGAAAGCTCCACTTCCGGCGCCAGGAGTACCCGATTGCCATCGCCATCTTCCAGCGGGTGATCGCTCTTGACCCGAGCAACGACGAGGCTTACTACTACCTCGGTCTGGCTTATAAGGAGTTGAAGCAGTACCCCGACGCGCTGAACGCGCTTCGGCAAGCGGCGACGCTGGCTCCCGGCAAGGCCGACCGCCAGTTCTGGCTGGGGATCCTTTACGCTCAGTTGGACTCGACGGCACTCTCGAGAGCTGCGCTCGAGAAATCGGTGGCGATCGATTCCAGCGGGCAGTTCGCGGGTGTAGCGTATCGCCAGCTGGGTTACTACCGCCTTCTCGACAAGGAGTACGAAGGCGCCATCAGCCTGCTGGAACGGGCGGTGGCGTTGAACGACAAGGACATCCAGGCCTGGGTCTGGCTGGGGCAGGGGAATCAGAACGCCGGCCACCTGGCGCGGGCCGCTGAATGCTATCGCAAGGTGCTGGCGCTGGATCCGAAGCAGCCCGACGCGCAGAAGGGGCTGCAGTCGCTCCCCGCGGCGGCGCCCAAATAG
- a CDS encoding STAS domain-containing protein translates to MKQREVGNIKILTPKGYLTGGDETDELDKAIEQLSESGNKALIINLAETQHLNSTALGVLIRAHSNYVRRGGQMKLCSVDKRIENIFVITKLSLVFDVYPNEEQAIASFAESKPV, encoded by the coding sequence ATGAAGCAACGCGAGGTCGGAAACATCAAGATCCTGACGCCGAAGGGCTACCTCACGGGTGGCGACGAGACCGACGAGCTCGACAAGGCCATCGAGCAGCTGAGCGAGAGTGGCAACAAGGCGTTGATCATCAACCTCGCGGAGACCCAGCACCTGAACTCGACCGCGTTGGGCGTGCTGATTCGCGCGCACTCGAACTACGTGCGACGCGGGGGGCAGATGAAGCTGTGCTCGGTCGACAAGCGCATCGAGAACATCTTCGTGATCACCAAGCTGTCGCTGGTGTTCGACGTGTACCCCAACGAGGAGCAGGCCATCGCCAGCTTCGCGGAGTCGAAGCCGGTCTGA
- a CDS encoding STAS domain-containing protein, with translation MAIRRKEVRTVVVLYPKGNFFGDDETDELQKAIMDEAAGGNERLILNMQECQSLNSIAIGVLMRGFANYRSRGGEIKLCGLGKRLQDLFTMTKLIMVFDHHESEEEALAAFAVGAR, from the coding sequence GTGGCCATTCGCCGGAAGGAAGTTCGCACGGTGGTGGTGCTGTACCCGAAGGGGAATTTCTTCGGCGACGACGAGACGGACGAATTGCAGAAGGCGATCATGGACGAGGCGGCCGGCGGGAATGAGCGCCTCATCCTCAACATGCAGGAGTGTCAGTCGCTCAACTCGATCGCGATCGGCGTGCTGATGCGGGGATTCGCGAATTACCGCAGCCGCGGCGGCGAGATCAAGCTGTGTGGGCTGGGTAAGCGTCTTCAGGATCTCTTCACCATGACCAAGTTGATCATGGTGTTCGACCATCACGAGAGCGAGGAGGAAGCGCTCGCGGCTTTCGCGGTGGGAGCCCGGTAG
- a CDS encoding MotA/TolQ/ExbB proton channel family protein: MSRFIVPIGFVSAAAVSIAIWYFLPVIGELGKNIQQGGYLVAALIMLIILQTAFIIERSWSLRKAQGRGPLTVFLNEVSRRLHTGDVDGAIKACATQRGSAANVIRAGLERYQSLRAENASREKIVAETQAAIAEANGLEVPLLERNLIALSTIASISTMIGLLGTVVGMIRSFAALGHTGAVDATKLAIGISEALINTAGGLICAIAGIVAYNVFVTRVDGFNYMMDEASYEAVQLLAASAPSEKK, from the coding sequence ATGAGTCGTTTCATCGTTCCAATTGGGTTCGTGTCGGCTGCAGCGGTTTCGATCGCCATTTGGTACTTCCTGCCGGTTATCGGTGAACTCGGCAAGAACATCCAGCAGGGTGGCTACCTGGTGGCGGCGCTCATCATGCTCATCATCCTTCAGACCGCGTTCATCATCGAGCGCTCCTGGAGCCTTCGCAAGGCGCAGGGTCGCGGTCCGCTCACCGTGTTCCTGAACGAGGTCAGCCGCCGCCTGCACACCGGCGACGTGGACGGCGCCATCAAGGCCTGCGCGACTCAGCGGGGCTCGGCGGCGAACGTCATCCGCGCCGGCCTCGAGCGCTACCAGTCGCTGCGGGCAGAAAACGCGTCGCGCGAGAAGATCGTGGCCGAGACCCAGGCCGCGATCGCGGAAGCCAACGGCCTCGAAGTGCCGTTGCTCGAGCGCAATCTGATCGCGTTGTCGACCATCGCATCGATTTCGACCATGATCGGACTGCTGGGAACGGTGGTCGGAATGATCCGTTCGTTCGCCGCCCTCGGCCACACCGGCGCGGTGGACGCCACCAAGCTCGCCATCGGTATCTCCGAGGCGCTCATCAATACCGCCGGCGGCCTGATCTGCGCGATTGCCGGAATCGTCGCCTATAACGTGTTCGTGACGCGCGTGGACGGCTTCAACTATATGATGGATGAAGCCTCGTACGAGGCGGTCCAGCTGCTGGCCGCGTCGGCGCCCAGCGAGAAGAAGTAG
- a CDS encoding biopolymer transporter ExbD: MLKKMRRIGIAIDMTPMVDVAFLLLIFFMCTTQFKPPEKDKITLPESSSEAKSPESDIITIAVTKLPSVRVVWHQGGQEVNREVPADKVASDLGNVLSNARLANPAARMIVKMDKDAPYGVMADMMGALQEAKAPRFNVQTELEGSANPFKKAAAKP, encoded by the coding sequence ATGCTCAAGAAGATGCGCCGCATCGGCATCGCCATCGACATGACGCCGATGGTCGATGTGGCGTTCCTGCTCCTGATCTTCTTCATGTGTACCACCCAGTTCAAGCCGCCCGAAAAGGACAAGATCACGCTGCCGGAATCGAGCTCCGAGGCCAAGTCTCCGGAGTCCGACATCATCACGATCGCGGTCACCAAGCTGCCTTCGGTGCGCGTGGTCTGGCATCAGGGCGGTCAGGAAGTGAACCGCGAGGTTCCCGCCGACAAGGTGGCGTCAGACCTTGGCAATGTCCTGAGCAACGCGCGTCTCGCCAACCCGGCGGCCCGAATGATCGTCAAAATGGACAAGGATGCCCCGTACGGGGTGATGGCCGACATGATGGGCGCGCTGCAGGAAGCCAAGGCGCCGCGCTTCAACGTACAGACCGAGCTCGAGGGCTCGGCCAATCCATTCAAGAAAGCCGCGGCCAAGCCATAG
- a CDS encoding biopolymer transporter ExbD, translating to MGAVDTPQPRQGKKKGKGFSRPKRRVGVRIDMTPMVDVAFLLLIFFMVTTVFRTPQALEINLPPDKDVKVEIAQSKVLSVRVLGDDRAYFKRGDDPWARTDVPGLKKVFATYKGNKDLVVVINIDRESKFHNMVDIIDELDLANLTRFSLGTLKPEEKKEVESL from the coding sequence ATGGGTGCGGTAGACACCCCACAACCCAGACAAGGCAAGAAGAAGGGCAAGGGCTTCAGCCGCCCCAAGCGTCGCGTCGGTGTTCGCATCGACATGACGCCGATGGTGGACGTGGCGTTCCTGCTCCTGATCTTCTTCATGGTGACCACCGTGTTCCGGACTCCTCAGGCGCTCGAGATCAACCTGCCGCCCGACAAGGACGTCAAGGTCGAGATCGCCCAATCCAAGGTGCTGAGCGTGCGGGTGCTCGGCGACGACCGTGCCTATTTCAAGCGCGGCGACGATCCATGGGCGCGCACCGACGTTCCGGGACTAAAAAAGGTGTTCGCGACGTACAAGGGGAACAAGGACCTGGTGGTCGTGATCAACATCGACCGTGAGTCGAAGTTCCACAACATGGTGGACATCATCGACGAGCTCGACCTGGCGAATCTGACGCGGTTCTCGCTGGGCACGCTGAAGCCGGAAGAGAAGAAGGAGGTCGAGTCGCTGTGA